A region of Natribaculum luteum DNA encodes the following proteins:
- the coaBC gene encoding bifunctional phosphopantothenoylcysteine decarboxylase/phosphopantothenate--cysteine ligase CoaBC codes for MLEGVNVALGVTGSIAAVKTVELTHELQRHGANVRGVMTGSAQGIIHPWALEFATERDVVTEITGAVEHVDLCGYEGWADVFLIAPATANTVGKIASAVDDTPVTTCATTALGSGTPVVAAPAMHEPMYDHPGVLEAIERVESWGVDFVDPRLEEGKAKIASEEAIVLEVARAVGDRSLEGKRVVVTSGATSEAIDPVRVLTNRSSGKMGRAVAKSCYVRGADVTLVHGDVGPHPLSQGSSPPDGASVPYADVHEVESAAEMLEATLEACEDADALLCVAAISDYTVERRPEKIRSGQDLSLDLESTPKLIDRVRDHRPKLPIVGFKTETSGDDGAMIDAARETLERADLAFVVANDASVMGSDHTRALLVHASDVAQFEGSKAGLAGEVAASLAVVVG; via the coding sequence ATGCTCGAGGGAGTCAACGTCGCGCTCGGAGTGACGGGATCGATCGCGGCCGTGAAGACAGTCGAACTCACTCACGAACTCCAGCGACACGGGGCCAACGTTCGAGGGGTGATGACGGGGAGTGCACAGGGGATCATCCACCCCTGGGCGCTCGAGTTCGCGACCGAACGCGACGTCGTCACCGAGATCACGGGTGCGGTCGAACACGTCGACCTCTGTGGCTACGAGGGGTGGGCCGACGTCTTTCTGATCGCGCCAGCGACGGCGAACACGGTCGGCAAGATCGCCAGCGCGGTCGACGACACGCCCGTCACGACCTGCGCGACGACCGCACTCGGGTCGGGAACGCCGGTCGTCGCCGCGCCCGCGATGCACGAGCCGATGTACGACCACCCGGGCGTCCTCGAGGCGATCGAGCGCGTCGAGTCCTGGGGCGTCGACTTCGTCGACCCTCGACTCGAGGAGGGGAAAGCCAAGATCGCGAGCGAGGAGGCGATCGTCCTCGAGGTCGCTCGCGCCGTCGGCGATCGGTCGCTCGAGGGCAAACGCGTCGTCGTCACCAGCGGCGCGACCAGCGAGGCGATCGATCCCGTCCGGGTGCTGACCAACCGATCGTCGGGGAAGATGGGACGGGCCGTCGCGAAATCGTGTTACGTCCGCGGTGCCGACGTGACGCTGGTCCACGGCGACGTCGGTCCACACCCGCTCTCGCAGGGATCGTCGCCGCCCGACGGGGCGTCGGTACCCTACGCCGACGTCCACGAGGTCGAGAGCGCCGCCGAGATGCTCGAGGCGACGCTCGAGGCCTGCGAGGATGCAGACGCCCTGCTCTGTGTCGCCGCCATCAGCGACTACACGGTCGAACGGCGACCCGAGAAGATCCGCTCCGGGCAGGACCTCTCGCTCGACCTCGAGTCGACGCCGAAACTCATCGATCGCGTTCGCGACCATCGTCCGAAGTTGCCGATCGTCGGCTTCAAAACCGAGACCTCCGGCGACGACGGTGCGATGATCGACGCCGCACGGGAGACGTTAGAACGGGCCGATCTCGCGTTCGTCGTCGCCAACGACGCGAGCGTGATGGGATCGGATCATACGCGTGCACTCCTGGTCCACGCGAGCGACGTCGCTCAGTTCGAAGGTTCCAAAGCCGGTCTCGCGGGCGAGGTCGCAGCCTCCCTCGCCGTCGTCGTCGGTTGA
- a CDS encoding DUF7344 domain-containing protein produces MTNGHTESKPLSKGEIFDLLRNQRRRYVVQYLKQDERPVELGDLAQQVAAWEYETTLEGVTPEQRKRVYTTLQQTHLPKMDQAGILTFDSDQGLIQSTDRTRDISIYLEIVPGYEFAWRELYLSLGAISCALVAALWVGVYPLTTVPALAWTALIATTFTLTAAAHIYYERNMRLGHGEQPPELSYGADD; encoded by the coding sequence GTGACGAATGGGCACACGGAATCGAAACCTCTCTCGAAAGGTGAGATTTTCGACCTGCTTCGAAATCAACGACGACGATACGTCGTCCAGTACCTGAAACAGGACGAGCGACCAGTCGAACTCGGCGACCTCGCCCAGCAGGTCGCCGCCTGGGAGTACGAGACGACACTCGAGGGCGTCACACCCGAACAGCGCAAACGCGTCTACACCACGTTACAGCAGACACACCTCCCCAAGATGGATCAGGCGGGCATCCTGACGTTCGACTCCGATCAGGGACTCATCCAGTCGACCGACCGGACGCGCGATATCAGCATCTACCTCGAGATCGTCCCCGGGTACGAGTTCGCCTGGCGCGAACTGTACCTCTCGCTCGGTGCGATCAGCTGTGCGCTCGTCGCGGCGCTGTGGGTGGGCGTCTACCCGCTGACGACGGTTCCAGCGCTCGCCTGGACGGCGCTCATCGCTACCACGTTCACCCTGACGGCGGCGGCACACATCTACTACGAGCGAAACATGCGGCTGGGCCACGGCGAACAGCCCCCGGAACTCAGCTACGGAGCCGACGACTGA
- the hpt gene encoding hypoxanthine/guanine phosphoribosyltransferase: MDQLKRSLLEAPIIEKEGYHYFVHPISDGVPKLDPGLLREIVIRIIRKAQLEDVDRIVTPAAMGIHISTAVSLMTDIPLTVIRKREYGLEGEVEISQQTGYSENEMYINDVREGERVLVLDDVLSTGGTLAAVLTALDEIGAEVIDTVAVIKKVGGENKVDDAGYDVKTLINVDVVDGEVVIVDEEGD, encoded by the coding sequence ATGGACCAGTTGAAGCGGTCGTTGCTCGAGGCACCTATCATCGAGAAAGAGGGGTACCATTACTTCGTCCACCCGATAAGCGACGGCGTTCCGAAACTCGATCCTGGTCTGCTGCGCGAGATCGTCATCCGGATCATCCGCAAGGCCCAGCTCGAGGACGTCGATCGGATCGTCACGCCCGCCGCGATGGGCATTCACATCTCGACGGCCGTCTCGCTGATGACCGACATTCCACTGACGGTCATCCGAAAACGCGAGTACGGACTCGAGGGCGAAGTCGAAATTTCCCAGCAGACGGGCTACTCCGAGAACGAGATGTACATCAACGACGTTCGCGAGGGCGAGCGAGTGCTCGTGCTCGACGACGTCCTCTCGACGGGCGGGACGCTCGCCGCGGTCCTCACAGCACTCGACGAGATCGGCGCGGAGGTCATCGACACCGTCGCCGTCATCAAGAAAGTCGGCGGAGAGAACAAGGTCGACGACGCCGGCTACGACGTCAAGACGCTCATCAACGTCGACGTCGTCGACGGTGAGGTCGTCATCGTCGACGAGGAAGGCGACTGA
- a CDS encoding ABC transporter substrate-binding protein, with amino-acid sequence MVRDNKQVESGLDRRRILQGIGAAGAMAVAGCLSGDGDDNGDGNDNGDQERAMQLLEEGFEEEGFEPPYEADLVTNENPERVQWSQIVQQVLENTGYFDLELQQYEWTTYQEIVLSEESAEENHLAALGWSAGFDPDAYVNFLLHSDFHTPSCCNTNHYANEELDSLIDEGKTETDPEERVAIYEELQNLVAQESPLTFVRFGEELIAYREEALDNWTVSPFDSTRFSTIYNVYAGTSISFADPDGDGELKASVGANIANFDPTQQNDTTSTQATVPLIYEGLVGSDYSGEPQPWLAEDWEQQDDTTYTFYLREGVQFHNGEELTADHVKASMERYKGTPREADVYDWLGEDGEIRVVDDYELEIELSEPYAPFLLNVGNALIVPMAGIEEEYGGEGAVDLQEEPIGTGPYMHEEYQPDELYRVSRNDDYWGQELMDSAPEPDTIQFRVIVESSVRQSALEAGDIHVVSPPPASFQDLDDSDEIVAKSTTSGGFDMLIPPVQHEPFTNAKVRRALALLIPRQQIIDTVYNGIGVPAYGPISPVAKRFALDNEELIDVLEG; translated from the coding sequence ATGGTACGAGACAACAAACAGGTCGAGTCCGGTCTCGACCGACGACGCATCCTTCAGGGAATTGGTGCCGCCGGTGCGATGGCGGTCGCCGGCTGTCTCAGCGGAGACGGCGACGACAACGGCGACGGCAACGACAACGGCGATCAGGAACGCGCGATGCAGCTGCTCGAGGAAGGGTTCGAGGAGGAAGGCTTCGAACCGCCGTACGAGGCCGACCTCGTCACGAACGAGAACCCCGAGCGCGTCCAGTGGTCGCAAATCGTCCAGCAGGTCCTCGAGAACACGGGGTACTTCGACCTCGAACTGCAGCAGTACGAGTGGACGACCTACCAGGAGATCGTTCTCTCCGAGGAGTCCGCCGAAGAGAACCACCTCGCGGCACTCGGGTGGAGCGCCGGCTTCGACCCCGACGCCTACGTGAACTTCCTGCTACACTCTGACTTCCATACGCCGTCGTGCTGTAACACGAACCACTACGCCAACGAGGAACTCGACTCTCTCATCGACGAGGGGAAGACGGAGACCGACCCCGAGGAGCGAGTCGCGATCTACGAGGAACTCCAGAACCTCGTCGCCCAGGAGTCGCCGCTCACTTTCGTCCGGTTCGGCGAGGAACTCATCGCCTACCGCGAAGAGGCCCTCGACAACTGGACGGTCTCCCCCTTCGACAGCACGCGCTTCTCGACGATTTACAACGTCTACGCTGGCACGAGCATCTCGTTTGCCGACCCCGATGGGGACGGTGAACTCAAGGCTTCCGTCGGTGCCAACATCGCGAACTTCGACCCCACCCAGCAGAACGACACGACGTCCACCCAGGCGACCGTCCCCCTCATCTACGAGGGGCTGGTCGGCTCGGACTACAGCGGCGAACCTCAGCCGTGGCTCGCAGAAGACTGGGAGCAACAGGACGACACCACGTACACCTTCTACCTCAGAGAGGGCGTCCAGTTCCACAACGGCGAGGAGCTGACGGCCGACCACGTCAAAGCCTCGATGGAGCGATACAAGGGGACGCCGCGCGAGGCCGACGTCTACGACTGGCTCGGCGAGGACGGCGAGATCAGAGTCGTCGACGACTACGAACTCGAGATCGAACTCTCCGAACCCTACGCGCCGTTCCTGCTCAACGTCGGCAACGCGCTCATCGTCCCGATGGCCGGCATCGAGGAGGAGTACGGCGGCGAGGGTGCCGTCGACCTGCAGGAGGAGCCGATCGGCACTGGCCCGTACATGCACGAGGAGTACCAGCCCGACGAACTCTACCGGGTCTCGCGCAACGACGACTACTGGGGTCAGGAGCTCATGGACAGCGCGCCGGAACCGGATACGATCCAGTTCCGCGTCATCGTCGAGTCCTCCGTCCGACAGAGCGCCCTCGAGGCGGGCGACATTCACGTCGTGAGTCCGCCCCCGGCGTCGTTCCAGGACCTGGACGACAGCGACGAGATCGTAGCAAAGAGTACGACGAGTGGCGGCTTCGACATGCTCATTCCCCCGGTCCAGCACGAGCCGTTCACTAACGCGAAGGTGCGCCGTGCACTCGCCCTCCTGATCCCGCGCCAGCAGATCATCGACACCGTCTACAACGGTATCGGTGTCCCGGCGTACGGGCCGATCTCGCCCGTCGCCAAGCGATTCGCGCTCGACAACGAGGAACTCATCGACGTCCTCGAAGGATAG
- a CDS encoding ABC transporter permease, whose product MSLSRYIVKRILVSIPVLIGVTMVSFGLVQLIPGDPIEFILQFTNVSPEAEQRLYAKYNLNEPIWKQYLLWLQDVLVLDFGESIISGRDVAYEISTRLDHTIALGLFSWLIGLGVGIPTGIIAAVKRGTITDEVSRIAALLGIATPNFWLGLMLILVLSVNLGLFRAIPPDAPLWSAEKLKFLILPSVTIGTASASLIMRLVRSSMLQELNKEYVRMARAKGLSERTVIFKHVLRNSMIAVVTVAAIQIAFIINGSVVIEQVFSWPGLGRLLVRSISQRDFPIIQAGVLMTGVAIVIANLLADIVYSWLDPRIRY is encoded by the coding sequence ATGAGCCTTTCACGGTACATTGTCAAACGTATCCTCGTCTCTATCCCCGTCTTGATCGGGGTAACGATGGTTTCGTTCGGGCTGGTACAGCTGATCCCGGGTGATCCGATCGAGTTCATACTCCAGTTTACGAACGTCTCACCCGAGGCCGAACAACGACTGTACGCCAAGTACAACCTCAACGAGCCCATCTGGAAACAGTATCTACTGTGGCTTCAGGACGTACTGGTCCTGGACTTCGGCGAGTCTATCATCTCGGGCCGTGACGTCGCCTACGAGATCAGCACGCGACTCGATCACACGATCGCGCTCGGTCTCTTCTCGTGGCTGATCGGTCTGGGTGTCGGCATTCCGACCGGCATCATCGCCGCAGTCAAGCGCGGAACCATCACCGACGAGGTCAGTCGTATCGCCGCCCTGCTGGGAATCGCGACGCCGAACTTCTGGCTCGGCCTGATGTTGATCCTCGTTCTCAGTGTCAATCTCGGGCTCTTCCGGGCAATTCCGCCGGACGCCCCGCTGTGGAGCGCAGAGAAACTGAAGTTCCTCATCTTGCCCTCCGTGACCATCGGGACCGCATCCGCGTCGCTCATCATGCGTCTCGTCCGGTCGTCGATGCTCCAGGAACTCAACAAGGAGTACGTTCGGATGGCACGCGCGAAGGGGCTGAGCGAACGAACGGTCATCTTCAAGCACGTCCTTCGTAACTCGATGATCGCTGTCGTCACCGTCGCGGCGATCCAGATCGCGTTCATCATCAACGGGTCGGTCGTCATCGAGCAGGTCTTCTCGTGGCCTGGCCTCGGACGGCTTCTCGTCAGGTCTATCAGTCAGCGCGACTTCCCGATCATTCAGGCAGGCGTGTTGATGACCGGCGTCGCGATCGTGATCGCGAACCTGTTAGCCGACATCGTCTACTCGTGGCTCGATCCACGGATCCGCTACTAA
- a CDS encoding ABC transporter permease translates to MKQKQRDTTTQRGRIRITGFDAERVRNREPISGWTETESDGGTSRMEYAWRRFKSNRLAMLSVGVMALMAIVAVLARPISVDVAGMSLTVQPFALTPYGPGEMFVGSPHAAPSAEHLMGTDWSGRDLFSRVLVGTRYSLSIGLIATVLALFVGIPLGSIAGYFGGWIDEAIMRLVDVLYAFPFLVLAIAIIAVLGQGFWNLILALTITGWISYARLIRGEVLSVKENEYVLAAKALGATDRSIIFRHVVPNAMAPVIVQATLSIGTVVLSAAALGFLGLGLTPGTPEWGTMLSSTRDTIAQGYWWVSVFPGLAIVVFVLAINLMGDGINDALDPQGDTATKQRMQ, encoded by the coding sequence ATGAAGCAGAAACAACGAGACACGACGACGCAGCGTGGTCGAATCCGAATTACTGGATTCGACGCCGAACGAGTGCGCAACCGGGAACCGATCTCGGGCTGGACCGAGACCGAATCCGACGGCGGCACCAGTCGGATGGAGTACGCCTGGCGACGATTCAAGAGCAATCGCCTCGCGATGCTCAGCGTCGGCGTCATGGCACTCATGGCCATCGTCGCCGTCCTCGCACGGCCGATCTCCGTCGACGTCGCCGGCATGTCGCTTACGGTACAGCCGTTCGCACTCACGCCGTACGGGCCCGGCGAGATGTTCGTCGGATCGCCACACGCAGCCCCGAGCGCCGAACACCTGATGGGGACCGACTGGTCGGGACGGGACCTGTTCTCGCGCGTGCTCGTCGGGACCCGGTACAGCCTCTCGATCGGGCTGATCGCGACCGTACTTGCCCTGTTCGTCGGGATTCCACTCGGCTCGATCGCCGGCTACTTTGGCGGCTGGATCGACGAGGCGATCATGCGTCTCGTCGACGTTCTCTACGCGTTCCCGTTTCTCGTCCTCGCCATCGCGATCATCGCGGTGCTCGGCCAGGGGTTCTGGAACCTGATCCTGGCGCTGACGATCACCGGGTGGATCAGCTACGCCCGTCTCATCCGCGGTGAGGTACTGAGCGTGAAAGAAAACGAGTACGTACTCGCGGCGAAAGCGCTCGGCGCGACCGATCGCTCGATCATCTTCCGTCACGTCGTCCCGAACGCGATGGCCCCGGTCATCGTCCAGGCGACGCTGTCGATCGGTACCGTCGTCCTCTCTGCGGCCGCGCTTGGCTTCCTCGGACTCGGTCTCACGCCGGGCACCCCCGAGTGGGGGACGATGCTCTCGAGCACTCGCGACACCATCGCTCAGGGCTACTGGTGGGTGTCTGTCTTCCCCGGCCTGGCCATCGTCGTGTTCGTGCTCGCTATCAACCTGATGGGTGACGGGATCAACGACGCACTCGACCCACAGGGAGACACCGCAACGAAACAGAGGATGCAATAG
- a CDS encoding ABC transporter ATP-binding protein: protein MALLEVNDLVTQFYTEDGTVRAVDGVSYQIDRGEKFGVVGESGAGKSVTSLSVMGLIESPGEIVGGEILFKGENLLEKSPEEMRRIRGNEIAMVFQDAETALNPVYTVGEQIAEGIRTHKDVSDEEAKEQAIEMLAKVGIPDPAERYSDYPHQFSGGMQQRAVIAIALSCDPDLLICDEPTTALDVTIEAQILELLDELASDFDTAIQLITHDLGVVAEICNRVMVMYAGKAVEKAPVEDLYYQPKHPYSVGLMGSIPRIGDRRDRLETIPGTMPDLVEVPPGCSFHPRCPYAEEACSRKEPQLVDVETGEPSNPNDDGEHAAACLAYTGDLEDELSYQVEVLTEETYE from the coding sequence ATGGCACTACTCGAAGTCAACGATCTAGTTACGCAGTTCTACACTGAGGACGGAACCGTTCGCGCGGTCGACGGCGTGAGCTATCAGATCGACCGCGGTGAAAAGTTCGGCGTCGTCGGCGAGAGCGGTGCCGGCAAGAGCGTGACGAGCCTGTCGGTCATGGGCCTCATCGAGAGCCCCGGTGAGATCGTCGGCGGGGAGATCCTCTTCAAAGGGGAGAACCTCCTCGAGAAGAGTCCCGAAGAGATGCGCCGCATCCGCGGCAACGAGATCGCCATGGTGTTCCAGGACGCCGAGACGGCTCTCAACCCCGTCTACACGGTCGGCGAGCAGATCGCCGAGGGGATCCGCACGCACAAGGACGTCTCGGACGAGGAGGCCAAAGAGCAGGCGATCGAGATGCTCGCGAAGGTCGGCATCCCCGACCCGGCAGAGCGCTACAGCGATTACCCCCACCAGTTCTCCGGTGGGATGCAACAGCGTGCGGTCATCGCGATCGCACTCTCCTGTGATCCCGACCTGCTCATCTGTGACGAGCCCACGACGGCACTCGACGTCACGATCGAGGCGCAGATCCTCGAGTTGCTCGACGAACTGGCGTCGGACTTCGATACGGCGATCCAGCTCATCACGCACGACCTCGGCGTCGTCGCCGAGATCTGCAACCGCGTGATGGTGATGTACGCCGGCAAGGCCGTCGAGAAAGCGCCCGTCGAGGACCTCTACTACCAGCCCAAACACCCCTACTCGGTCGGCCTGATGGGGTCGATCCCGCGCATCGGCGACAGGCGCGACCGCCTCGAGACGATTCCGGGGACGATGCCCGACCTCGTCGAAGTGCCGCCAGGCTGTAGTTTCCACCCGCGGTGTCCGTACGCCGAGGAGGCCTGCAGTCGGAAAGAGCCGCAACTCGTCGACGTCGAGACCGGGGAGCCGTCGAACCCGAACGACGACGGCGAACACGCCGCCGCGTGTCTGGCCTATACGGGCGACCTCGAGGACGAACTGTCCTACCAGGTCGAAGTACTGACGGAGGAGACCTATGAGTAG
- a CDS encoding ABC transporter ATP-binding protein codes for MSRSGDPLLRVGGLKKHYPITEGILNTEVGRARAVDGISLELERGETFGIVGESGCGKSTAAASMVRLEEPTDGEIRFEGENVLEYDAAELRRFRREVQLIFQDPDSSFDPRMNVGDAVAEPLVVQGMADRERRREIVADLLERVGLSAADMKRYPHEFSGGQKQRIGLARALTVNPKLLVADEPVSALDVSVQAEILRLIDKFQRELGLTVLIISHDLGVVRQVCDRVAVMYLGEFVEVGPTEELFSNPQHPYTRALLSAIPTPDPTDRGLGVELKGDVPDPSDPPSGCKFHTRCPEVIPPSGIDLPQETWRSVLTFRKQVERESIDVESIAEVGVLESDGKYGDLEDPSPERVDDADLKRWIRSEYDVPVRLDDPRAEATLDDALDALVDGDHERANAHLVEEFTTVCEREKPELEGCGTEQEAACHLLDDAHVEPDELRLTE; via the coding sequence ATGAGTCGATCCGGCGATCCGCTGCTCCGCGTCGGCGGGCTGAAAAAACACTATCCGATCACCGAGGGGATACTGAACACGGAAGTCGGCCGGGCCCGTGCAGTCGACGGAATCAGTCTCGAACTCGAGCGCGGCGAGACGTTCGGCATCGTCGGCGAATCCGGCTGTGGCAAGTCAACCGCGGCGGCGTCGATGGTTCGCCTCGAGGAGCCGACGGACGGCGAAATCCGTTTCGAGGGCGAAAACGTCCTCGAGTACGACGCGGCGGAGCTCCGCCGGTTTCGCCGAGAGGTCCAGTTGATCTTCCAGGACCCGGACTCGAGTTTCGACCCCCGGATGAACGTCGGCGACGCCGTCGCGGAACCGCTCGTCGTCCAGGGGATGGCCGATCGCGAGCGACGCCGGGAGATCGTCGCCGACCTCCTGGAGCGCGTCGGCCTCTCGGCCGCGGACATGAAGCGGTATCCACACGAGTTCTCCGGGGGCCAAAAACAGCGGATCGGGCTGGCCCGAGCGCTCACGGTGAACCCGAAACTCCTCGTCGCCGACGAACCCGTGTCGGCGCTCGACGTCTCTGTCCAGGCGGAAATCCTCCGGCTCATCGACAAGTTCCAGCGAGAACTGGGGCTGACGGTGCTCATCATCAGTCACGATCTGGGCGTCGTCCGTCAGGTGTGTGACCGCGTCGCGGTGATGTACCTAGGCGAGTTCGTGGAAGTCGGGCCGACCGAGGAACTGTTCTCGAATCCACAGCATCCCTACACGCGGGCGCTGCTGTCCGCCATCCCGACGCCCGATCCGACGGACCGGGGCCTCGGCGTCGAACTCAAAGGCGACGTCCCGGATCCGTCGGATCCGCCGAGTGGCTGTAAGTTCCACACGCGCTGTCCGGAGGTGATCCCGCCGTCGGGGATCGATCTGCCACAGGAGACCTGGCGATCCGTCCTCACCTTTCGCAAACAGGTCGAGCGCGAGTCGATCGACGTAGAGAGCATCGCCGAGGTTGGTGTCCTGGAATCGGACGGCAAATACGGGGACCTCGAGGACCCGTCGCCGGAAAGGGTCGACGACGCGGATCTCAAACGGTGGATTCGGTCCGAGTACGACGTCCCCGTTCGGCTGGACGATCCGCGTGCCGAAGCGACGCTCGACGACGCACTCGATGCGCTCGTCGACGGCGACCACGAACGCGCGAACGCACACCTCGTGGAGGAATTCACGACCGTCTGTGAACGCGAGAAACCGGAACTCGAGGGCTGTGGCACCGAACAGGAGGCTGCTTGTCATCTGCTCGACGACGCCCACGTGGAACCCGACGAACTCCGATTGACGGAGTAA
- a CDS encoding ABC transporter ATP-binding protein, protein MSTRDDDTTDARHVSTKRDDKPLLKISNLHTYFRTDSEDVRAVDGISLTVEPGETVAIVGESGSGKTVTSEAITRLFKSPPGYIPEGSIEINGREISDLSDEELRHVRGGEVSHIFQNPQGALNPVYTIGWQIREALQLHADVSKSEARERAVELLTQVGIPEASSRLDDYPHEFSGGMQQRVLIAIALACEPDLLIADEPTTALDVTIQAQILKLLAELQEQRDMGMLFITHDLGVVAEIADRVAVMYAGKIMEKGSVVDVFETPAHPYTRALLDCLPGRGGIGGIPGELPDPRSPPPGCRFADRCPHAIDACRTGDQPEMHRVGDASDHTTSCVHFEPGRESSTVLNTDAEPAGSPSPTDDLERGDRR, encoded by the coding sequence ATGAGTACACGAGACGACGACACGACCGACGCTCGACACGTATCGACCAAACGGGACGATAAGCCTCTCCTGAAGATCTCGAACCTCCATACGTACTTCAGGACGGACAGCGAGGACGTGCGGGCAGTCGACGGGATCTCGCTGACCGTCGAACCCGGCGAAACTGTCGCGATCGTCGGCGAAAGCGGATCGGGAAAGACCGTCACCAGCGAAGCGATCACGCGGCTGTTCAAGTCCCCGCCCGGCTACATTCCCGAGGGCTCGATCGAGATCAACGGGCGGGAGATCTCCGATCTGTCGGACGAAGAACTACGTCACGTCCGGGGTGGCGAGGTGAGCCACATCTTCCAGAACCCACAGGGTGCGCTGAACCCGGTGTACACGATCGGCTGGCAGATCCGCGAAGCGCTTCAACTCCATGCCGACGTGTCCAAATCCGAGGCCCGCGAGCGCGCCGTCGAGTTACTCACGCAGGTCGGGATTCCCGAGGCGAGTTCCCGACTCGACGATTACCCACACGAGTTCTCCGGCGGGATGCAACAGCGGGTGCTTATCGCGATCGCGCTGGCCTGCGAACCGGACCTGTTGATCGCCGACGAGCCGACGACGGCGCTGGACGTCACGATCCAGGCTCAGATTCTGAAGCTACTCGCAGAGCTCCAGGAGCAACGGGACATGGGGATGTTATTCATCACGCACGATCTCGGCGTCGTCGCCGAAATCGCCGATCGCGTGGCCGTGATGTACGCCGGAAAGATCATGGAGAAGGGGTCGGTCGTGGACGTCTTCGAAACGCCGGCCCACCCTTACACCCGGGCGCTCCTCGACTGTCTCCCAGGGCGAGGCGGGATCGGTGGCATCCCCGGCGAACTCCCGGATCCCCGGTCGCCGCCGCCCGGCTGCCGGTTCGCGGATCGCTGTCCGCACGCGATCGACGCCTGTCGAACCGGCGACCAGCCGGAGATGCACCGGGTCGGGGACGCGTCGGATCACACGACCTCCTGCGTTCACTTCGAACCGGGACGAGAGTCGAGTACCGTCCTGAACACCGACGCCGAACCCGCTGGATCGCCGTCTCCGACCGACGACCTCGAGCGAGGTGATCGGCGATGA